The following coding sequences lie in one Flavobacterium cyclinae genomic window:
- a CDS encoding GIY-YIG nuclease family protein codes for MQISYLYILKCSDDSYYTGVTSNLTQRMYQHESAFYPDCYTASRRPLELVFYAEFTNIGFAIDKEKQIKKWSRAKKEALINGNYDALPNLAKKKFK; via the coding sequence ATGCAAATTTCATACCTATACATATTAAAATGCTCTGATGATTCATACTATACAGGAGTTACAAGTAATTTAACACAACGAATGTATCAACATGAATCAGCTTTTTATCCAGATTGTTACACAGCATCAAGAAGGCCATTAGAATTAGTTTTCTATGCCGAATTTACAAATATTGGTTTTGCCATAGATAAAGAAAAGCAAATAAAAAAATGGTCAAGAGCTAAAAAAGAAGCTTTGATTAATGGTAATTATGATGCACTTCCAAATCTTGCAAAAAAGAAATTCAAATAA
- a CDS encoding TlpA disulfide reductase family protein, whose protein sequence is MKKIALIITTTLLIIGCNNLKENEFLISGTAKGVENGKKVFIEIQTETGSLAKDTTIVKDGKFELKGSIEGIDIGFIRIEKENVNLPVILEEGKIEINIVKDSLHKSTLGGTPNNEKFHKYNQDTKAISEKVVKFEKENSEALQKAQFSNDTVAISKILNEYNKFQNEMNEYSKNFIKENPDAYLSVLLLENFLMRQYLTADEVKTYFKALDKKLHETKSGKKIKSTLDAMTSIVIGKPAPDFSGPTPDGATVSLKASLGKVTIIDFWASWCGPCRAENPNVVALYNEFHPKGLNIIGVSLDKDAAKWKDAIAKDGLVWQHVSNLKYWDDPIAKQYNIQSIPATYILDAKGIIVAKDLRGDALRAKVQELLNAK, encoded by the coding sequence ATGAAGAAAATTGCATTAATTATTACAACCACTCTTTTAATTATAGGGTGCAACAACCTGAAAGAGAATGAATTTCTTATTTCTGGAACTGCTAAAGGCGTAGAAAACGGGAAAAAAGTATTTATAGAAATTCAAACAGAAACAGGTTCTTTAGCCAAAGACACTACTATTGTTAAAGATGGAAAATTTGAATTAAAGGGTTCTATTGAAGGTATAGACATAGGATTTATTAGAATAGAAAAAGAAAATGTAAATTTACCTGTTATCCTTGAAGAAGGAAAAATAGAAATCAACATTGTTAAAGATTCATTACATAAATCAACTTTAGGTGGAACCCCAAACAATGAAAAATTTCATAAATACAATCAAGACACAAAAGCTATATCTGAAAAAGTTGTAAAATTTGAGAAAGAAAATAGTGAAGCATTACAAAAAGCTCAATTTAGTAATGACACTGTTGCAATAAGTAAAATTTTAAATGAATATAATAAATTTCAAAATGAAATGAATGAATATTCTAAAAATTTTATTAAAGAAAATCCTGATGCTTATTTATCAGTTTTATTGTTAGAGAATTTTTTAATGCGTCAGTATTTAACTGCTGATGAAGTAAAAACATATTTTAAAGCATTAGATAAAAAATTACACGAAACAAAAAGTGGCAAGAAAATAAAATCAACTTTAGATGCAATGACTTCTATTGTAATTGGAAAACCTGCACCTGATTTTTCTGGTCCTACTCCTGATGGTGCAACGGTATCTTTAAAAGCATCTTTAGGTAAGGTTACTATTATTGATTTTTGGGCTTCTTGGTGCGGACCTTGTAGAGCAGAAAACCCAAATGTAGTGGCTTTATACAATGAATTTCATCCTAAAGGTTTAAATATTATTGGGGTTTCTTTAGATAAAGATGCTGCAAAATGGAAAGATGCTATTGCTAAAGACGGATTAGTTTGGCAACATGTTTCTAATTTAAAATATTGGGATGATCCTATTGCTAAACAATACAATATTCAGTCGATACCTGCAACTTATATTTTAGATGCTAAAGGTATTATTGTTGCTAAAGATCTTAGAGGTGATGCTTTACGCGCTAAAGTACAAGAGCTTTTAAATGCTAAATAA
- the rpsA gene encoding 30S ribosomal protein S1, which translates to MSEINKTQEEFLANFNWHNYAEGIDAVDEKNLQEFEALVEKTFVSTGDEEVVEGVVVRITDRDAIVDINAKSEGVISLNEFRYNPNLKVGDKVEVLIDVREDKTGQLVLSHRKARTIKAWDRVIAANESGEIVNGFVKCRTKGGMIVDVFGIEAFLPGSQIDVKPIRDYDQYVNKTMEFKVVKINHEFKNVVVSHKALIEADIEVQKKEIIGQLEKGQVLEGVVKNITSYGVFIDLGGVDGLIHITDLSWSRINHPSEVLELDQKLNVVILDFDDEKTRIQLGLKQLNAHPWDALAADLKVGDKVKGKVVVLADYGAFIEVAEGVEGLIHVSEMSWSTHLRSAQDFMKIGDEVEAVVLTLDREERKMSLGIKQMTQDPWTDITAKYPVGSKHTGIVRNFTNFGIFVELEEGIDGLVYISDLSWTKKIKHPSEFVNVGDKLDVVVLELDVEGRKLSLGHKQTTANPWDKYEDAFAVGTNHNGTISEIVDKGATVEFGDDIVAFIPTRHLEKEDGKKLKKGDTADFKVIEFNKEFKRVVASHTAIFREEEEKNVKAAVETTSAPAQTSTLGDNNDILAELKAKMEKGGK; encoded by the coding sequence ATGTCTGAAATTAACAAAACACAAGAAGAGTTTTTAGCGAATTTTAACTGGCACAACTATGCAGAAGGTATCGATGCAGTTGACGAAAAAAACTTACAAGAATTTGAAGCTTTAGTAGAAAAAACTTTCGTATCTACAGGAGACGAAGAAGTTGTTGAAGGAGTTGTTGTAAGAATCACAGATAGAGATGCTATCGTTGATATCAACGCTAAATCGGAAGGTGTTATCTCTTTAAACGAATTCCGTTACAATCCTAACTTAAAAGTTGGTGATAAAGTAGAAGTATTAATCGACGTTCGTGAAGACAAAACAGGTCAGTTAGTATTATCACACAGAAAAGCTAGAACTATCAAAGCATGGGATAGAGTTATCGCAGCTAATGAGTCTGGTGAAATCGTTAACGGTTTCGTAAAATGTAGAACTAAAGGAGGTATGATCGTTGACGTATTCGGAATCGAAGCGTTCTTACCAGGTTCTCAAATTGATGTAAAACCAATTCGTGATTACGATCAATACGTGAACAAAACTATGGAATTCAAAGTAGTTAAAATTAACCACGAATTCAAAAACGTAGTAGTATCGCACAAAGCGCTTATCGAAGCTGATATCGAAGTTCAGAAAAAAGAAATTATCGGTCAGTTAGAAAAAGGTCAAGTATTAGAAGGTGTTGTTAAAAACATTACTTCTTACGGTGTATTCATCGACTTAGGAGGTGTAGACGGATTAATCCACATCACTGACTTATCTTGGTCAAGAATTAACCACCCATCTGAAGTATTAGAATTAGACCAAAAATTAAACGTTGTAATCCTTGATTTCGATGATGAGAAAACAAGAATTCAATTAGGTTTAAAACAATTAAACGCTCACCCATGGGATGCTTTAGCTGCTGACTTAAAAGTAGGAGATAAAGTAAAAGGTAAAGTAGTAGTTTTAGCTGATTACGGTGCATTCATCGAAGTAGCTGAAGGTGTTGAAGGTTTAATCCACGTTTCTGAAATGTCTTGGTCTACTCACTTAAGAAGTGCTCAAGATTTCATGAAAATTGGTGACGAAGTAGAAGCAGTTGTTTTAACTTTAGACAGAGAAGAAAGAAAAATGTCTTTAGGTATCAAACAAATGACACAAGATCCTTGGACAGATATCACAGCTAAATACCCAGTAGGTTCTAAACACACTGGAATCGTTAGAAACTTCACAAACTTCGGAATTTTCGTAGAGTTAGAAGAAGGTATCGATGGTTTAGTATACATCTCTGATTTATCTTGGACTAAGAAAATCAAACACCCATCTGAATTCGTAAACGTAGGGGATAAATTAGACGTAGTAGTATTAGAATTAGACGTTGAAGGTCGTAAATTATCTTTAGGTCACAAACAAACTACAGCTAATCCTTGGGATAAATACGAAGATGCTTTCGCTGTAGGAACTAACCACAACGGAACAATTTCTGAAATCGTTGACAAAGGGGCTACTGTAGAATTCGGTGACGATATCGTTGCTTTCATCCCTACACGTCACTTAGAAAAAGAAGACGGTAAAAAATTGAAAAAAGGAGATACTGCTGATTTCAAAGTAATTGAGTTCAACAAAGAATTCAAAAGAGTAGTAGCCTCTCATACAGCTATCTTCAGAGAAGAAGAAGAGAAAAACGTTAAAGCAGCAGTTGAAACAACTTCAGCTCCAGCTCAAACATCTACTTTAGGTGATAATAACGATATTCTTGCTGAATTAAAAGCTAAAATGGAAAAAGGAGGTAAATAA
- a CDS encoding ArsR/SmtB family transcription factor, with protein sequence MGASKSESFSIEHNEMANMFKALSHPARVAIVEYLLSVDSCICGDIVEVLPLAQPTVSQHLKELKNANIIKGNIDGTAICYCINPDTIEIIEKYFGSINKQLKNKCC encoded by the coding sequence ATGGGAGCATCAAAATCCGAATCCTTTTCAATTGAACATAACGAAATGGCTAATATGTTTAAAGCGCTGTCGCATCCTGCAAGAGTGGCAATTGTTGAATATTTATTGTCAGTTGATAGCTGCATTTGTGGTGATATTGTAGAAGTGTTGCCGTTAGCCCAACCCACCGTTTCTCAACACTTAAAAGAGCTAAAAAATGCCAACATCATCAAAGGAAATATTGACGGAACCGCCATTTGTTACTGCATCAATCCAGATACTATCGAAATTATTGAAAAGTATTTCGGTTCCATAAACAAACAACTTAAAAACAAATGTTGTTAA
- a CDS encoding DUF6428 family protein, whose amino-acid sequence MKLSEIKSELKKLTTIAFQLPNGELVPSHFHVTEVGKVTKHFIDCGGTVRTEEVINFQLWEANDYDHRLHPEKLVHIIELSEKTLGLPDLEIEVEYQMKETIGKFNLDFDGTNFLLTSKLTDCLAKDKCGIPPEKLKVKIGEWKPKQTSCCTPDSGCC is encoded by the coding sequence ATGAAACTATCCGAAATCAAATCTGAATTAAAAAAGCTAACTACAATAGCTTTTCAATTACCAAATGGCGAATTAGTACCTAGTCATTTCCACGTTACCGAAGTAGGAAAAGTAACCAAACACTTCATCGATTGTGGTGGCACCGTTCGTACAGAAGAAGTAATCAATTTCCAACTTTGGGAAGCCAACGATTATGACCACAGATTACATCCAGAGAAATTAGTTCACATCATAGAACTTTCAGAAAAAACCTTAGGTTTACCTGATTTAGAAATCGAAGTTGAATACCAAATGAAAGAAACCATTGGGAAATTCAATTTGGATTTTGATGGAACCAATTTCTTACTAACATCAAAACTAACCGATTGTTTAGCAAAAGACAAATGCGGCATCCCACCCGAAAAACTAAAAGTAAAAATAGGCGAGTGGAAACCAAAACAAACCTCTTGTTGCACACCTGATTCAGGTTGTTGTTAA
- a CDS encoding arsenate-mycothiol transferase ArsC produces MLENLLKTIVSISKIEVSAERKAVLQPLVDYIQNKVNSNKEIRLNFICTHNSRRSHLSQIWAQTMAFQFGIKNIFCYSGGTEATAMFPKVAETLVNQGFQIQKLSQEQNPVYAVKFDDNQHPIICFSKAYFDDFNPKTNFGAIMTCNNADEGCPMVFGAEARFPIKYDDPKAFDGTDVMDAKYAERSLQIASEMYFVFSQIK; encoded by the coding sequence ATGCTAGAAAATTTATTAAAAACCATCGTATCTATTTCAAAAATAGAAGTTTCTGCCGAACGTAAAGCAGTTTTACAACCGCTAGTGGATTACATTCAAAATAAAGTCAATTCGAACAAAGAAATCCGATTGAACTTCATTTGTACTCACAATTCCAGAAGAAGTCATTTATCGCAAATTTGGGCACAAACCATGGCATTTCAATTCGGAATCAAAAATATATTTTGTTATTCTGGAGGAACGGAAGCTACAGCGATGTTTCCTAAAGTAGCCGAAACCTTGGTTAATCAAGGATTTCAAATTCAGAAGTTAAGTCAAGAACAAAATCCAGTTTACGCGGTTAAGTTTGATGATAATCAACATCCTATCATCTGTTTTTCAAAAGCCTATTTTGATGATTTTAATCCAAAAACTAACTTTGGAGCCATCATGACTTGCAACAATGCCGACGAAGGTTGTCCAATGGTTTTTGGTGCAGAAGCAAGATTCCCAATCAAATACGACGATCCAAAAGCCTTTGATGGAACCGATGTAATGGATGCCAAATATGCAGAACGTAGTTTACAAATTGCGAGCGAAATGTATTTTGTGTTTTCTCAAATAAAATAA
- the arsB gene encoding ACR3 family arsenite efflux transporter, with amino-acid sequence MKKRLGFLDRYLTLWIFLAMLIGVGIGYFIPNSANFINSFSSGTTNIPLAIGLILMMYPPLTKIDFSKVPQMFKKPKLLLASLFITWIVGPFLMFLLATFFLKEYPEYMTGLIIIGIAPCIAMVIVWNELAEGNRELTAGLIGINSLLQVFFFSLYAYFYLKIMLPLFGIQGLELNITIAEIAQTVGIYLGIPFALAVISRFAIKKYIGDKFFNQKFIPFVSPITLIALLFTIVVMFSLKGEMIVDLPMDVVRVAIPLVIFFAIMFFLMFFVAKKIGADYRDATALSFTASGNNFELAIAVSIGVFGINSGQAFAGVIGPLVEVPALILLVNVAFWLRKKYFK; translated from the coding sequence ATGAAAAAAAGATTAGGATTTTTAGACCGTTATTTAACACTTTGGATTTTCTTAGCGATGCTAATTGGAGTAGGAATAGGCTATTTTATTCCCAATTCAGCTAATTTTATCAATTCCTTTTCATCAGGTACAACAAATATCCCATTAGCAATTGGTTTGATACTAATGATGTATCCACCGCTTACTAAAATCGATTTTTCAAAAGTACCTCAAATGTTCAAAAAGCCAAAGTTATTATTGGCATCACTATTTATTACGTGGATTGTTGGACCGTTTTTAATGTTTTTATTAGCAACTTTCTTCTTGAAAGAGTATCCTGAATATATGACAGGATTAATTATCATTGGGATTGCGCCTTGTATCGCCATGGTAATCGTTTGGAACGAATTAGCCGAAGGAAACCGTGAACTAACTGCTGGTTTAATTGGAATTAACAGTTTGCTACAAGTATTTTTCTTTAGTTTGTATGCGTATTTTTATTTAAAGATAATGTTGCCATTGTTTGGTATTCAAGGATTAGAATTAAATATTACCATTGCTGAAATTGCGCAAACCGTTGGGATTTATTTAGGAATTCCCTTTGCATTAGCAGTCATAAGCCGATTTGCAATAAAAAAGTACATTGGAGATAAGTTTTTCAATCAAAAATTCATTCCTTTTGTATCGCCAATAACTTTAATAGCATTGCTGTTTACGATTGTAGTGATGTTCAGTTTAAAAGGCGAAATGATTGTCGATTTACCAATGGATGTAGTTCGGGTTGCTATTCCATTAGTGATTTTCTTTGCAATAATGTTTTTCTTGATGTTTTTTGTAGCCAAGAAAATTGGTGCCGATTATAGAGATGCTACAGCATTATCTTTTACTGCTTCAGGTAATAATTTTGAACTAGCCATTGCAGTTTCCATCGGCGTATTCGGAATCAATAGCGGACAAGCCTTTGCTGGTGTTATTGGACCATTAGTAGAAGTTCCTGCTTTGATACTACTAGTAAATGTGGCTTTTTGGTTAAGAAAGAAATATTTTAAATAA
- a CDS encoding T9SS type A sorting domain-containing protein yields MNKITSFISISILFISTLGFSQIQFKPRPTDFEYFEFRNDSIFPLKTPVQNTTNRTFVSKLPYPIIFIHGLNSSSETWNTSTDYYDTQYGFTFGGRFDFCLNADNNNTTTNKNFYPTAGADIAAFESLVQDGDYFYVNFNVNPNGAVGTTVLSNQSAIAKQGAAVKVAVQRVMEVTGKDKVILVGHSMGGLASREYIQNSENWQADNQHHVAKLLTLGTPHGGSNASDNVLAFMTGTDVSSEAIRDLKTTYYYSGEPGHYLFGGLEVQNSSSMNDNSYTPDFYNSDINCNGIVGENIQGLNQKSIDHFIDFSCVIGRITNAFGSNITTDGVVPEPSSNMNTYLTGLTYPAKLFYFNSGYDIIENHTELPGYPYQMMQGLDEPNYKELAYVIETNKNYIGYTTVQNPTGADNDYFKFTVSDVVEATVDVSSIVTSTMNGSILDATGTAIGANQNNSGNTLSFTRTLTPGDYFLKLTSTSPTNTNYQTPYQFNITTTLSADDTSFETFVYYPNPVKDILYLNHIQLTKASVYSVLGQLIDTKSFEKSSTNTLDFSNLESGIYLVVLENDSQQKTIKVIKE; encoded by the coding sequence ATGAATAAAATTACTTCTTTTATATCCATTTCGATATTATTCATTTCTACCTTAGGTTTTTCCCAAATTCAATTTAAACCTAGACCAACAGATTTCGAATATTTTGAATTTCGTAACGATAGTATTTTTCCATTAAAAACTCCTGTTCAAAATACTACGAATAGAACGTTTGTAAGCAAACTTCCCTACCCTATTATTTTTATTCATGGTTTGAATTCTAGTTCTGAAACTTGGAACACTTCCACCGATTATTATGATACACAATACGGATTTACGTTTGGTGGCCGATTCGATTTTTGTCTAAATGCTGACAATAATAATACTACTACAAATAAAAATTTCTACCCAACTGCTGGGGCTGATATTGCTGCTTTTGAATCACTAGTTCAAGATGGTGATTATTTTTATGTGAATTTCAATGTAAATCCAAATGGAGCTGTTGGTACAACGGTATTAAGTAATCAATCTGCAATTGCCAAACAAGGTGCTGCTGTTAAAGTTGCGGTTCAAAGAGTTATGGAAGTAACTGGAAAAGATAAAGTTATATTAGTGGGACACAGCATGGGCGGATTAGCATCAAGAGAATACATTCAAAACAGCGAGAATTGGCAAGCAGATAACCAACATCATGTAGCGAAATTATTGACATTAGGTACGCCTCATGGTGGTAGTAATGCAAGTGATAACGTATTAGCTTTTATGACAGGTACCGATGTAAGTTCTGAAGCCATTAGAGACTTAAAAACCACTTATTATTATAGCGGTGAACCTGGGCATTACTTATTTGGAGGTTTAGAAGTACAAAATAGTTCAAGTATGAATGACAACTCGTATACACCTGACTTTTACAATTCTGATATCAATTGTAATGGTATTGTAGGAGAAAACATTCAAGGATTGAACCAAAAATCAATTGATCATTTCATCGACTTTTCATGTGTAATCGGTAGAATTACGAATGCTTTTGGAAGTAATATTACTACTGATGGTGTGGTTCCTGAACCATCTTCCAACATGAATACTTATTTAACCGGATTAACTTATCCAGCTAAGTTATTCTATTTTAATTCTGGTTATGACATTATTGAAAATCATACCGAATTACCAGGATATCCGTATCAAATGATGCAAGGGTTAGACGAACCTAATTACAAAGAATTAGCATACGTAATTGAGACTAATAAAAACTATATCGGTTATACTACGGTTCAAAATCCCACAGGGGCTGATAATGATTATTTTAAATTTACTGTTTCTGATGTAGTTGAAGCTACGGTTGATGTAAGTAGCATTGTAACCTCTACCATGAACGGAAGTATTTTAGACGCTACCGGAACAGCTATAGGTGCCAATCAAAATAATAGTGGCAATACATTAAGTTTTACAAGAACCCTAACACCTGGAGACTACTTTTTAAAACTTACAAGTACTAGTCCTACAAATACTAATTATCAAACACCTTATCAATTTAATATTACCACTACTTTAAGTGCTGATGATACTAGTTTTGAGACATTTGTTTATTATCCAAATCCAGTTAAAGATATTTTATATTTGAACCATATTCAATTAACAAAAGCAAGTGTTTATAGCGTTTTAGGTCAATTAATCGATACAAAATCTTTTGAAAAATCTAGTACCAATACATTGGATTTTTCAAATTTAGAAAGTGGTATTTATTTGGTTGTACTTGAAAATGATTCCCAACAAAAAACGATTAAAGTAATTAAAGAATAA
- a CDS encoding DUF6952 family protein, with the protein MKLPIIKQLTQFIEDNDQDYLVETIEVLENLCEVSSLKDEELDVIAELISNMYGALEVNQMIKDGKDKKTALNDFMKRVLGSIDK; encoded by the coding sequence ATGAAATTACCTATTATAAAACAGTTAACCCAATTTATTGAAGACAACGACCAAGATTATTTAGTAGAAACTATTGAAGTTTTAGAAAATCTTTGTGAAGTTTCTTCTTTAAAGGATGAAGAATTAGATGTTATTGCCGAACTTATTTCCAATATGTACGGAGCTTTAGAAGTAAATCAAATGATTAAAGACGGAAAGGACAAAAAAACCGCTTTAAATGATTTTATGAAGCGCGTTTTAGGTTCGATTGACAAATAA
- a CDS encoding thioredoxin family protein gives MFTEIEQDNLAEIVNSNETVVVQYSASWCGNCRIMKPKFKMIASQYEAIPFVMVDAEKFPESRKLAKVDNLPTFATFKNGVLVNQTQTNKAEVLAELVNEVL, from the coding sequence ATGTTTACAGAAATAGAACAAGATAATTTAGCTGAAATTGTAAATTCAAACGAAACAGTTGTAGTACAATATTCGGCATCATGGTGTGGAAATTGCCGTATTATGAAACCAAAATTCAAAATGATTGCCTCTCAATATGAAGCAATTCCTTTCGTGATGGTGGATGCAGAAAAGTTTCCAGAATCTAGAAAATTAGCAAAAGTTGACAATTTACCTACATTTGCTACTTTTAAAAATGGTGTTTTGGTAAATCAAACCCAAACTAACAAAGCTGAAGTTTTAGCTGAATTGGTTAATGAAGTACTGTAA